The following are encoded in a window of Pectinophora gossypiella chromosome 8, ilPecGoss1.1, whole genome shotgun sequence genomic DNA:
- the LOC126368648 gene encoding zinc finger protein 271-like isoform X1 — MNPEHHNINTGGGQPPGNSESQNQRVQAAQQQQQNNLTPTTSATDLRVNTAAVNVALSSVAKYWVFTNLFPGPVSVYGLPAGTRIENGKPVQDLGQTHASILNGDPNIILGHHAGQAQVAVSAAGTQQIPVSQIIAQTQSGQTHEVPLVGHSQQQELSVQQAGGATQVTVSSNQQTHQQVPNNRVEFVQHHNIDMGHHSQQHIMQQQLMAAARPEHTNQQIQLTVSEDGIVTVVEPGGGKLVDKDELHEAIKMPGTDHTLTVHQLQQIVGQQVLDSVVRIEQATGEPANILVTHNPDGTTSIEASAADPLIVKDEKSAGKIETAQFAIPAEIKDIKGIDLKSVGAMGMEGAVVKISAGASEHDLHAMYKVNVEDLSQLLAYHEVFGKLNAEGQPQTKQVITEVEVEAGTSAAMPEDSSPGHHSCDLCGKIFQFRYQLIVHRRYHGESKPFTCQVCGSAFANPVELSRHGKCHLATGDQAERHGKRMTQDKPYACTTCHKTFSRKEHLDNHVRSHTGETPYRCQFCAKTFTRKEHMVNHVRKHTGETPHRCDICKKSFTRKEHFMNHVMWHTGETPHHCQICGKKYTRKEHLVNHMRSHTNDTPFRCTLCGKSFTRKEHFTNHILWHTGETPHRCDFCSKTFTRKEHLLNHVRQHTGESPHRCNFCSKSFTRREHLVNHVRQHTGETPFQCGYCPKAFTRKDHLVNHVRQHTGESPHKCTYCTKSFTRKEHLTNHVRQHTGESPHRCSFCAKSFTRKEHLTNHIRQHTGETPHKCTYCPRAFSRKEHLNNHVRQHTGDTPHTCGYCNKSFTRKEHLVNHVRQHTGETPFKCTYCAKSFSRKEHLTNHIHLHTGETPHKCPFCTKTFSRKEHLTNHVRIHTGESPHRCEFCQKTFTRKEHLTNHLKQHTGDTPHACKVCSKPFTRKEHLITHMRSHSCGERPYSCGECGKSFPLKGNLLFHERSHNKGGGGARPFRCDICSKDFMCKGHLVTHRRTHTDAVESGEPPADGEDCGDGVKCEKEPVERKPDIRTSTESRPQAEQQANVAQHQQNTPQTTVMQITSQQVRTAVPTSSGGVTGTFTHTTGAQHHAGAAIAHHPVTVNY; from the exons ATGAATCCTGAGCACCACAATATCAATACGGGTGGTGGCCAACCTCCTGGGAATTCCGAG TCGCAGAATCAGAGGGTTCAGGCGGCTCAGCAACAACAGCAGAACAATCTGACTCCTACGACATCTGCCACGGATCTGCGAGTGAACACTGCGGCAGTTAACGTTGCTTTGTCTAGTGTCGCCAAGTATTGGGTATTTACAAATTTGTTCCCCGGGCCGGTGTCCGTGTATGGATTGCCTGCGGGAACCAGAATCGAAAACGGAAAACCTGTACAG GACCTTGGACAAACTCATGCAAGTATACTGAATGGTGACCCCAACATAATTTTGGGACACCATGCTGGGCAGGCTCAAGTGGCTGTCTCCGCTGCGGGGACACAGCAGATCCCTGTCTCCCAgattattgcacaaacacaatCGGGACAGACCCATG AAGTTCCTCTGGTGGGACACAGTCAGCAGCAAGAGCTGTCAGTGCAACAAGCCGGGGGAGCTACACAGGTCACGGTCAGCTCCAACCAGCAAACTCATCAGCAGGTACCCAATAACCGGGTCGAGTTTGTACAACACCATAACATTGATATG GGTCACCACTCGCAACAACACATAATGCAGCAGCAGTTGATGGCTGCTGCCCGCCCTGAACACACCAATCAACAG ATCCAGTTGACAGTGAGTGAAGATGGGATTGTGACCGTTGTGGAGCCAGGTGGTGGGAAACTGGTGGACAAAGACGAGCTTCATGAAGCCATCAAGATGCCTGGCACGGACCACACATTGACTGTGCATCAGCTTCAGCAGATTGTTGGGCAGCAG GTGTTAGACAGCGTGGTTCGCATCGAGCAAGCGACGGGCGAGCCAGCGAACATTCTCGTGACTCACAACCCCGACGGCACCACCTCCATAGAAGCCAGCGCCGCTGATCCCCTCATCGTCAAGGATGAGAAGAGTGCCGGCAAGATTGAGACTGCACAGTTCGCAATACCAGCCGAGATCAAAGATATTAAAGGGATAGATTTGAAG AGTGTCGGCGCAATGGGCATGGAGGGTGCCGTAGTGAAGATCTCCGCCGGCGCGTCGGAGCACGACTTGCACGCGATGTATAAAGTCAACGTGGAGGACTTGTCGCAACTGCTCGCGTATCATGAAGTATTCGGGAAACTCAACGCTGAAGGTCAACCACAGACTAAA CAAGTGATAACAGAAGTGGAAGTGGAAGCAGGCACGAGCGCCGCGATGCCCGAAGACTCGTCACCTGGCCACCACTCGTGCGACCTCTGCGGCAAGATATTCCAGTTCCGTTACCAGCTGATCGTTCACAGGCGGTACCACGGCGAAAGTAAGCCATTCACCTGCCAAGTCTGCGGATCGGCGTTCGCCAACCCTGTAGAGTTATCTAGACACGGGAAATGTCATCTTG CGACGGGCGACCAGGCGGAGAGGCACGGGAAGAGGATGACTCAAGACAAGCCATACGCATGCACCACTTGCCATAAAACGTTCTCCCGTAAGGAGCATCTGGACAACCACGTCCGCAGCCATACCGGCGAGACGCCATACAG ATGCCAGTTTTGCGCGAAGACGTTTACGCGCAAGGAGCACATGGTAAACCACGTCCGGAAACACACGGGCGAGACTCCTCACCGCTGCGATATCTGTAAGAAGAGCTTCACGCGCAAAGAGCACTTCATGAACCACGTTATGTGGCACACAG GTGAAACACCGCATCATTGTCAAATATGTGGCAAGAAGTATACTAGGAAGGAGCATTTAGTGAATCATATGCGGTCGCATACGAACGATACCCCGTTCCGCTGCACGCTCTGTGGCAAGTCCTTCACGAGAAAGGAACACTTCACCAACCACATACTGTGGCATACGG GAGAGACGCCACATCGCTGCGACTTCTGTTCTAAAACATTTACCCGCAAGGAGCACCTACTGAACCACGTGAGGCAGCACACGGGCGAGTCGCCGCACCGCTGCAACTTCTGTTCCAAGTCGTTCACGCGGCGCGAGCATCTCGTCAACCACGTGCGACAACACACCGGGGAGACGCCCTTCCAATGCGGGTACTGCCCCAAGGCGTTCACGAGGAAGGACCATCTCG TGAACCACGTGCGTCAACACACGGGTGAATCCCCGCACAAGTGCACGTATTGCACGAAGTCCTTCACCCGCAAAGAACACCTGACGAACCACGTGAGGCAGCACACCGGCGAGTCGCCGCATCGCTGCTCATTCTGCGCCAAGTCATTCACCAGGAAGGAGCATCTCACTAACCATATCAG ACAACACACTGGGGAGACTCCACACAAGTGCACGTACTGCCCTCGAGCGTTCTCGCGCAAGGAGCATCTCAACAACCACGTGCGCCAACATACCGGGGATACGCCGCACACCTGCGGGTATTGCAACAAGAGCTTCACGCGCAAAGAACACCTCGTCAACCATGTCCG ACAACACACGGGCGAAACTCCGTTCAAGTGCACGTATTGTGCGAAGTCGTTCTCGCGGAAGGAACACCTGACCAACCACATCCACCTTCATACTGGGGAGACGCCACACAAGTGCCCGTTCTGCACCAAAACCTTCTCCCGAAAGGAGCATCTCACCAACCATGTCAG AATACACACGGGCGAGTCGCCGCATCGGTGCGAGTTCTGTCAGAAGACATTCACTCGCAAGGAGCATCTCacgaatcaccttaagcagCATACTGGTGACACGCCGCACGCCTGCAAGGTCTGCTCCAAACCCTTCACGAGAAAGGAACACCTTATCACGCATATGAG ATCACACAGTTGCGGCGAGCGACCCTACAGCTGCGGCGAGTGCGGGAAGTCTTTCCCCCTGAAAGGAAACTTGCTGTTCCACGAGCGATCTCACAACAAAggtggcggcggcgcgcgcccaTTCCGATGCGATATCTGCTCTAAAGACTTCATGTGTAAAG GACACTTGGTGACTCATCGACGCACGCATACGGATGCAGTTGAGTCTGGCGAACCTCCCGCGGACGGCGAAGACTGCGGCGACGGTGTGAAATGTGAAAAGGAGCCCGTGGAACGTAAACCCGATATCAG GACGTCGACGGAAAGCAGGCCGCAAGCAGAGCAGCAAGCTAACGTCGCACAACATCAACAGAACACGCCACAAACTACAGTCATGCAAATTACTAGCCAG CAAGTCCGCACGGCTGTGCCGACGAGTAGCGGCGGCGTGACGGGCACGTTCACGCACACGACGGGCGCGCAGCACCACGCCGGTGCGGCCATCGCCCACCACCCCGTCACTGTCAACTACTAG
- the LOC126368648 gene encoding zinc finger protein 569-like isoform X7 produces the protein MNPEHHNINTGGGQPPGNSESQNQRVQAAQQQQQNNLTPTTSATDLRVNTAAVNVALSSVAKYWVFTNLFPGPVSVYGLPAGTRIENGKPVQDLGQTHASILNGDPNIILGHHAGQAQVAVSAAGTQQIPVSQIIAQTQSGQTHEVPLVGHSQQQELSVQQAGGATQVTVSSNQQTHQQVPNNRVEFVQHHNIDMGHHSQQHIMQQQLMAAARPEHTNQQIQLTVSEDGIVTVVEPGGGKLVDKDELHEAIKMPGTDHTLTVHQLQQIVGQQVLDSVVRIEQATGEPANILVTHNPDGTTSIEASAADPLIVKDEKSAGKIETAQFAIPAEIKDIKGIDLKSVGAMGMEGAVVKISAGASEHDLHAMYKVNVEDLSQLLAYHEVFGKLNAEGQPQTKQVITEVEVEAGTSAAMPEDSSPGHHSCDLCGKIFQFRYQLIVHRRYHGESKPFTCQVCGSAFANPVELSRHGKCHLATGDQAERHGKRMTQDKPYACTTCHKTFSRKEHLDNHVRSHTGETPYRCQFCAKTFTRKEHMVNHVRKHTGETPHRCDICKKSFTRKEHFMNHVMWHTGETPHHCQICGKKYTRKEHLVNHMRSHTNDTPFRCTLCGKSFTRKEHFTNHILWHTGETPHRCDFCSKTFTRKEHLLNHVRQHTGESPHRCNFCSKSFTRREHLVNHVRQHTGETPFQCGYCPKAFTRKDHLVNHVRQHTGESPHKCTYCTKSFTRKEHLTNHVRQHTGESPHRCSFCAKSFTRKEHLTNHIRQHTGETPFKCTYCAKSFSRKEHLTNHIHLHTGETPHKCPFCTKTFSRKEHLTNHVRIHTGESPHRCEFCQKTFTRKEHLTNHLKQHTGDTPHACKVCSKPFTRKEHLITHMRSHSCGERPYSCGECGKSFPLKGNLLFHERSHNKGGGGARPFRCDICSKDFMCKGHLVTHRRTHTDAVESGEPPADGEDCGDGVKCEKEPVERKPDIRTSTESRPQAEQQANVAQHQQNTPQTTVMQITSQQVRTAVPTSSGGVTGTFTHTTGAQHHAGAAIAHHPVTVNY, from the exons ATGAATCCTGAGCACCACAATATCAATACGGGTGGTGGCCAACCTCCTGGGAATTCCGAG TCGCAGAATCAGAGGGTTCAGGCGGCTCAGCAACAACAGCAGAACAATCTGACTCCTACGACATCTGCCACGGATCTGCGAGTGAACACTGCGGCAGTTAACGTTGCTTTGTCTAGTGTCGCCAAGTATTGGGTATTTACAAATTTGTTCCCCGGGCCGGTGTCCGTGTATGGATTGCCTGCGGGAACCAGAATCGAAAACGGAAAACCTGTACAG GACCTTGGACAAACTCATGCAAGTATACTGAATGGTGACCCCAACATAATTTTGGGACACCATGCTGGGCAGGCTCAAGTGGCTGTCTCCGCTGCGGGGACACAGCAGATCCCTGTCTCCCAgattattgcacaaacacaatCGGGACAGACCCATG AAGTTCCTCTGGTGGGACACAGTCAGCAGCAAGAGCTGTCAGTGCAACAAGCCGGGGGAGCTACACAGGTCACGGTCAGCTCCAACCAGCAAACTCATCAGCAGGTACCCAATAACCGGGTCGAGTTTGTACAACACCATAACATTGATATG GGTCACCACTCGCAACAACACATAATGCAGCAGCAGTTGATGGCTGCTGCCCGCCCTGAACACACCAATCAACAG ATCCAGTTGACAGTGAGTGAAGATGGGATTGTGACCGTTGTGGAGCCAGGTGGTGGGAAACTGGTGGACAAAGACGAGCTTCATGAAGCCATCAAGATGCCTGGCACGGACCACACATTGACTGTGCATCAGCTTCAGCAGATTGTTGGGCAGCAG GTGTTAGACAGCGTGGTTCGCATCGAGCAAGCGACGGGCGAGCCAGCGAACATTCTCGTGACTCACAACCCCGACGGCACCACCTCCATAGAAGCCAGCGCCGCTGATCCCCTCATCGTCAAGGATGAGAAGAGTGCCGGCAAGATTGAGACTGCACAGTTCGCAATACCAGCCGAGATCAAAGATATTAAAGGGATAGATTTGAAG AGTGTCGGCGCAATGGGCATGGAGGGTGCCGTAGTGAAGATCTCCGCCGGCGCGTCGGAGCACGACTTGCACGCGATGTATAAAGTCAACGTGGAGGACTTGTCGCAACTGCTCGCGTATCATGAAGTATTCGGGAAACTCAACGCTGAAGGTCAACCACAGACTAAA CAAGTGATAACAGAAGTGGAAGTGGAAGCAGGCACGAGCGCCGCGATGCCCGAAGACTCGTCACCTGGCCACCACTCGTGCGACCTCTGCGGCAAGATATTCCAGTTCCGTTACCAGCTGATCGTTCACAGGCGGTACCACGGCGAAAGTAAGCCATTCACCTGCCAAGTCTGCGGATCGGCGTTCGCCAACCCTGTAGAGTTATCTAGACACGGGAAATGTCATCTTG CGACGGGCGACCAGGCGGAGAGGCACGGGAAGAGGATGACTCAAGACAAGCCATACGCATGCACCACTTGCCATAAAACGTTCTCCCGTAAGGAGCATCTGGACAACCACGTCCGCAGCCATACCGGCGAGACGCCATACAG ATGCCAGTTTTGCGCGAAGACGTTTACGCGCAAGGAGCACATGGTAAACCACGTCCGGAAACACACGGGCGAGACTCCTCACCGCTGCGATATCTGTAAGAAGAGCTTCACGCGCAAAGAGCACTTCATGAACCACGTTATGTGGCACACAG GTGAAACACCGCATCATTGTCAAATATGTGGCAAGAAGTATACTAGGAAGGAGCATTTAGTGAATCATATGCGGTCGCATACGAACGATACCCCGTTCCGCTGCACGCTCTGTGGCAAGTCCTTCACGAGAAAGGAACACTTCACCAACCACATACTGTGGCATACGG GAGAGACGCCACATCGCTGCGACTTCTGTTCTAAAACATTTACCCGCAAGGAGCACCTACTGAACCACGTGAGGCAGCACACGGGCGAGTCGCCGCACCGCTGCAACTTCTGTTCCAAGTCGTTCACGCGGCGCGAGCATCTCGTCAACCACGTGCGACAACACACCGGGGAGACGCCCTTCCAATGCGGGTACTGCCCCAAGGCGTTCACGAGGAAGGACCATCTCG TGAACCACGTGCGTCAACACACGGGTGAATCCCCGCACAAGTGCACGTATTGCACGAAGTCCTTCACCCGCAAAGAACACCTGACGAACCACGTGAGGCAGCACACCGGCGAGTCGCCGCATCGCTGCTCATTCTGCGCCAAGTCATTCACCAGGAAGGAGCATCTCACTAACCATATCAG ACAACACACGGGCGAAACTCCGTTCAAGTGCACGTATTGTGCGAAGTCGTTCTCGCGGAAGGAACACCTGACCAACCACATCCACCTTCATACTGGGGAGACGCCACACAAGTGCCCGTTCTGCACCAAAACCTTCTCCCGAAAGGAGCATCTCACCAACCATGTCAG AATACACACGGGCGAGTCGCCGCATCGGTGCGAGTTCTGTCAGAAGACATTCACTCGCAAGGAGCATCTCacgaatcaccttaagcagCATACTGGTGACACGCCGCACGCCTGCAAGGTCTGCTCCAAACCCTTCACGAGAAAGGAACACCTTATCACGCATATGAG ATCACACAGTTGCGGCGAGCGACCCTACAGCTGCGGCGAGTGCGGGAAGTCTTTCCCCCTGAAAGGAAACTTGCTGTTCCACGAGCGATCTCACAACAAAggtggcggcggcgcgcgcccaTTCCGATGCGATATCTGCTCTAAAGACTTCATGTGTAAAG GACACTTGGTGACTCATCGACGCACGCATACGGATGCAGTTGAGTCTGGCGAACCTCCCGCGGACGGCGAAGACTGCGGCGACGGTGTGAAATGTGAAAAGGAGCCCGTGGAACGTAAACCCGATATCAG GACGTCGACGGAAAGCAGGCCGCAAGCAGAGCAGCAAGCTAACGTCGCACAACATCAACAGAACACGCCACAAACTACAGTCATGCAAATTACTAGCCAG CAAGTCCGCACGGCTGTGCCGACGAGTAGCGGCGGCGTGACGGGCACGTTCACGCACACGACGGGCGCGCAGCACCACGCCGGTGCGGCCATCGCCCACCACCCCGTCACTGTCAACTACTAG
- the LOC126368648 gene encoding zinc finger protein 569-like isoform X6, with protein MNPEHHNINTGGGQPPGNSESQNQRVQAAQQQQQNNLTPTTSATDLRVNTAAVNVALSSVAKYWVFTNLFPGPVSVYGLPAGTRIENGKPVQDLGQTHASILNGDPNIILGHHAGQAQVAVSAAGTQQIPVSQIIAQTQSGQTHEVPLVGHSQQQELSVQQAGGATQVTVSSNQQTHQQVPNNRVEFVQHHNIDMGHHSQQHIMQQQLMAAARPEHTNQQIQLTVSEDGIVTVVEPGGGKLVDKDELHEAIKMPGTDHTLTVHQLQQIVGQQVLDSVVRIEQATGEPANILVTHNPDGTTSIEASAADPLIVKDEKSAGKIETAQFAIPAEIKDIKGIDLKSVGAMGMEGAVVKISAGASEHDLHAMYKVNVEDLSQLLAYHEVFGKLNAEGQPQTKQVITEVEVEAGTSAAMPEDSSPGHHSCDLCGKIFQFRYQLIVHRRYHGESKPFTCQVCGSAFANPVELSRHGKCHLATGDQAERHGKRMTQDKPYACTTCHKTFSRKEHLDNHVRSHTGETPYRCQFCAKTFTRKEHMVNHVRKHTGETPHRCDICKKSFTRKEHFMNHVMWHTGETPHRCDFCSKTFTRKEHLLNHVRQHTGESPHRCNFCSKSFTRREHLVNHVRQHTGETPFQCGYCPKAFTRKDHLVNHVRQHTGESPHKCTYCTKSFTRKEHLTNHVRQHTGESPHRCSFCAKSFTRKEHLTNHIRQHTGETPHKCTYCPRAFSRKEHLNNHVRQHTGDTPHTCGYCNKSFTRKEHLVNHVRQHTGETPFKCTYCAKSFSRKEHLTNHIHLHTGETPHKCPFCTKTFSRKEHLTNHVRIHTGESPHRCEFCQKTFTRKEHLTNHLKQHTGDTPHACKVCSKPFTRKEHLITHMRSHSCGERPYSCGECGKSFPLKGNLLFHERSHNKGGGGARPFRCDICSKDFMCKGHLVTHRRTHTDAVESGEPPADGEDCGDGVKCEKEPVERKPDIRTSTESRPQAEQQANVAQHQQNTPQTTVMQITSQQVRTAVPTSSGGVTGTFTHTTGAQHHAGAAIAHHPVTVNY; from the exons ATGAATCCTGAGCACCACAATATCAATACGGGTGGTGGCCAACCTCCTGGGAATTCCGAG TCGCAGAATCAGAGGGTTCAGGCGGCTCAGCAACAACAGCAGAACAATCTGACTCCTACGACATCTGCCACGGATCTGCGAGTGAACACTGCGGCAGTTAACGTTGCTTTGTCTAGTGTCGCCAAGTATTGGGTATTTACAAATTTGTTCCCCGGGCCGGTGTCCGTGTATGGATTGCCTGCGGGAACCAGAATCGAAAACGGAAAACCTGTACAG GACCTTGGACAAACTCATGCAAGTATACTGAATGGTGACCCCAACATAATTTTGGGACACCATGCTGGGCAGGCTCAAGTGGCTGTCTCCGCTGCGGGGACACAGCAGATCCCTGTCTCCCAgattattgcacaaacacaatCGGGACAGACCCATG AAGTTCCTCTGGTGGGACACAGTCAGCAGCAAGAGCTGTCAGTGCAACAAGCCGGGGGAGCTACACAGGTCACGGTCAGCTCCAACCAGCAAACTCATCAGCAGGTACCCAATAACCGGGTCGAGTTTGTACAACACCATAACATTGATATG GGTCACCACTCGCAACAACACATAATGCAGCAGCAGTTGATGGCTGCTGCCCGCCCTGAACACACCAATCAACAG ATCCAGTTGACAGTGAGTGAAGATGGGATTGTGACCGTTGTGGAGCCAGGTGGTGGGAAACTGGTGGACAAAGACGAGCTTCATGAAGCCATCAAGATGCCTGGCACGGACCACACATTGACTGTGCATCAGCTTCAGCAGATTGTTGGGCAGCAG GTGTTAGACAGCGTGGTTCGCATCGAGCAAGCGACGGGCGAGCCAGCGAACATTCTCGTGACTCACAACCCCGACGGCACCACCTCCATAGAAGCCAGCGCCGCTGATCCCCTCATCGTCAAGGATGAGAAGAGTGCCGGCAAGATTGAGACTGCACAGTTCGCAATACCAGCCGAGATCAAAGATATTAAAGGGATAGATTTGAAG AGTGTCGGCGCAATGGGCATGGAGGGTGCCGTAGTGAAGATCTCCGCCGGCGCGTCGGAGCACGACTTGCACGCGATGTATAAAGTCAACGTGGAGGACTTGTCGCAACTGCTCGCGTATCATGAAGTATTCGGGAAACTCAACGCTGAAGGTCAACCACAGACTAAA CAAGTGATAACAGAAGTGGAAGTGGAAGCAGGCACGAGCGCCGCGATGCCCGAAGACTCGTCACCTGGCCACCACTCGTGCGACCTCTGCGGCAAGATATTCCAGTTCCGTTACCAGCTGATCGTTCACAGGCGGTACCACGGCGAAAGTAAGCCATTCACCTGCCAAGTCTGCGGATCGGCGTTCGCCAACCCTGTAGAGTTATCTAGACACGGGAAATGTCATCTTG CGACGGGCGACCAGGCGGAGAGGCACGGGAAGAGGATGACTCAAGACAAGCCATACGCATGCACCACTTGCCATAAAACGTTCTCCCGTAAGGAGCATCTGGACAACCACGTCCGCAGCCATACCGGCGAGACGCCATACAG ATGCCAGTTTTGCGCGAAGACGTTTACGCGCAAGGAGCACATGGTAAACCACGTCCGGAAACACACGGGCGAGACTCCTCACCGCTGCGATATCTGTAAGAAGAGCTTCACGCGCAAAGAGCACTTCATGAACCACGTTATGTGGCACACAG GAGAGACGCCACATCGCTGCGACTTCTGTTCTAAAACATTTACCCGCAAGGAGCACCTACTGAACCACGTGAGGCAGCACACGGGCGAGTCGCCGCACCGCTGCAACTTCTGTTCCAAGTCGTTCACGCGGCGCGAGCATCTCGTCAACCACGTGCGACAACACACCGGGGAGACGCCCTTCCAATGCGGGTACTGCCCCAAGGCGTTCACGAGGAAGGACCATCTCG TGAACCACGTGCGTCAACACACGGGTGAATCCCCGCACAAGTGCACGTATTGCACGAAGTCCTTCACCCGCAAAGAACACCTGACGAACCACGTGAGGCAGCACACCGGCGAGTCGCCGCATCGCTGCTCATTCTGCGCCAAGTCATTCACCAGGAAGGAGCATCTCACTAACCATATCAG ACAACACACTGGGGAGACTCCACACAAGTGCACGTACTGCCCTCGAGCGTTCTCGCGCAAGGAGCATCTCAACAACCACGTGCGCCAACATACCGGGGATACGCCGCACACCTGCGGGTATTGCAACAAGAGCTTCACGCGCAAAGAACACCTCGTCAACCATGTCCG ACAACACACGGGCGAAACTCCGTTCAAGTGCACGTATTGTGCGAAGTCGTTCTCGCGGAAGGAACACCTGACCAACCACATCCACCTTCATACTGGGGAGACGCCACACAAGTGCCCGTTCTGCACCAAAACCTTCTCCCGAAAGGAGCATCTCACCAACCATGTCAG AATACACACGGGCGAGTCGCCGCATCGGTGCGAGTTCTGTCAGAAGACATTCACTCGCAAGGAGCATCTCacgaatcaccttaagcagCATACTGGTGACACGCCGCACGCCTGCAAGGTCTGCTCCAAACCCTTCACGAGAAAGGAACACCTTATCACGCATATGAG ATCACACAGTTGCGGCGAGCGACCCTACAGCTGCGGCGAGTGCGGGAAGTCTTTCCCCCTGAAAGGAAACTTGCTGTTCCACGAGCGATCTCACAACAAAggtggcggcggcgcgcgcccaTTCCGATGCGATATCTGCTCTAAAGACTTCATGTGTAAAG GACACTTGGTGACTCATCGACGCACGCATACGGATGCAGTTGAGTCTGGCGAACCTCCCGCGGACGGCGAAGACTGCGGCGACGGTGTGAAATGTGAAAAGGAGCCCGTGGAACGTAAACCCGATATCAG GACGTCGACGGAAAGCAGGCCGCAAGCAGAGCAGCAAGCTAACGTCGCACAACATCAACAGAACACGCCACAAACTACAGTCATGCAAATTACTAGCCAG CAAGTCCGCACGGCTGTGCCGACGAGTAGCGGCGGCGTGACGGGCACGTTCACGCACACGACGGGCGCGCAGCACCACGCCGGTGCGGCCATCGCCCACCACCCCGTCACTGTCAACTACTAG